ACTAATTTTCCCAGTGAACCACAAGAATTTACTTATTTGTTCACGTAATTTTCACACTTTGGACAAATTTAATGAGCTGTGTTCAAATTGTCCTTTAACTTTTGCTCAGAATTCTCCCACATATTTGGGTCATGTTTTTTCAGAAAATCTGTAAGAATTTCTTTTGAACGGTCATCCATGTGATCAACGATGATATGGCGTTTGATTGATTTATCCATGCGGTTTACATGCTCTGGAAGAGATTTGTATCCTCTTCTAATGCTACGGTCGACCGTCATTTCACATGCAGTTACTCCTGCATAATAAGGACCTTCTGTTTTGCGGTCAATGGTCACCCACACTAACCAATATGGTTTGCCATTCGGTACTTCTTCTTTCGTTTTAAGGAACTTAATTCCCTTTTCCACAACACTTCTCGCATGCATTGCACCGATATCAACAAAGGCTTCTCCTTCTTCGATA
This genomic stretch from Metabacillus sp. B2-18 harbors:
- a CDS encoding YwhD family protein codes for the protein MEEKKKKSIGFNIIKSDPTDGHGGYGVGALSLDNVSPVFVDIEEGEAFVDIGAMHARSVVEKGIKFLKTKEEVPNGKPYWLVWVTIDRKTEGPYYAGVTACEMTVDRSIRRGYKSLPEHVNRMDKSIKRHIIVDHMDDRSKEILTDFLKKHDPNMWENSEQKLKDNLNTAH